In Syntrophorhabdaceae bacterium, the following are encoded in one genomic region:
- a CDS encoding ATP-binding cassette domain-containing protein, which translates to MQPVIRVADLWKYYGDDEQGEPALRGTNLVVAAGDIVALFGKSGSGKTTLLNLLAGLDRPTRGMIEIEGQ; encoded by the coding sequence ATGCAGCCTGTTATACGTGTTGCAGATCTCTGGAAATATTACGGTGATGATGAACAGGGCGAACCCGCGCTCCGGGGGACAAATCTCGTGGTGGCTGCCGGCGATATTGTTGCCCTCTTCGGGAAAAGCGGCTCCGGCAAAACAACGCTCTTAAATCTTCTTGCAGGGCTGGACAGACCCACGCGGGGCATGATCGAGATAGAAGGACAG